The Paenibacillus sp. RUD330 genome has a segment encoding these proteins:
- a CDS encoding HAD family hydrolase, giving the protein MKSAKAVFLDRDGVVNEMNTARVRQVNGPDDVHLLPGTAEAIRGLAEAGYRVYVVTNQGGVGLGYMSLADLKAVHERLEELLAGKGARLDGIAFCPHKPDSGCACRKPRPGMLLELAKRHRLSLGESYMIGDRESDIAAGRAAGTRTIRVGGAAGRRKGKDGGSREGAGSARRIQKHGTKPSPADWNVSSLLEAAVLIVQRLAEERRLP; this is encoded by the coding sequence ATGAAATCAGCGAAAGCGGTCTTTCTGGACCGGGACGGCGTCGTCAACGAGATGAATACCGCGCGTGTACGCCAAGTGAACGGTCCGGACGATGTCCATCTATTGCCCGGAACCGCCGAAGCGATCCGTGGGCTGGCGGAAGCGGGCTACCGGGTATACGTGGTGACGAATCAAGGCGGCGTCGGCCTCGGCTACATGTCCTTGGCGGACCTGAAGGCGGTGCATGAACGGCTGGAGGAGCTGCTGGCGGGAAAAGGGGCAAGGCTGGACGGCATCGCCTTCTGCCCGCATAAACCCGATTCCGGATGCGCCTGCCGCAAGCCGCGGCCCGGCATGCTGCTGGAGCTGGCGAAGCGGCATCGCCTCTCGCTTGGCGAGAGCTACATGATCGGAGACCGCGAGAGCGATATCGCAGCCGGCCGCGCAGCCGGCACGCGGACGATTCGAGTGGGCGGCGCTGCGGGCAGGAGGAAAGGGAAGGACGGCGGCAGCCGGGAGGGGGCCGGCTCTGCGCGAAGGATTCAAAAACATGGAACCAAGCCATCTCCGGCGGATTGGAACGTCTCCTCCCTGCTTGAGGCTGCGGTCCTTATCGTACAGAGACTGGCGGAGGAGAGGAGGCTTCCTTGA
- a CDS encoding futalosine hydrolase, translated as MIKKLDPTPHYVLVVTAVEAERDAVVRGLLKACPSEVCGEVEGPLRRVGRYIVLAGGVGPAAAAASAALAIAGCPSFRYVISAGIGGGFSPIAPVGSVVIATDIIAADLGAETADGFASVDQLGFGSWRVAADRELAERIAEALRMADEPVAAAAGPVLTLSTVTGSAESAAELQARVPGAAAEAMEGYGVAIAAAMQGIEALEIRAISNAVGPRDREAWRIGDALKALEKTGFLLPEVLGIQ; from the coding sequence ATGATTAAAAAGCTGGATCCAACGCCGCATTACGTCCTGGTCGTCACCGCCGTGGAAGCCGAGCGGGACGCCGTCGTCCGCGGCCTGCTCAAAGCCTGTCCCTCGGAAGTATGCGGCGAGGTCGAAGGTCCGCTGCGGCGGGTCGGCCGCTATATCGTGCTCGCTGGCGGCGTAGGCCCGGCCGCCGCAGCCGCCAGCGCCGCCCTCGCCATCGCGGGCTGCCCTTCCTTCCGCTATGTCATCAGCGCCGGCATCGGCGGAGGCTTCTCCCCGATCGCACCCGTCGGCTCCGTCGTCATCGCGACGGATATCATCGCGGCGGATTTGGGCGCCGAGACGGCGGACGGCTTCGCAAGCGTGGATCAGCTCGGCTTCGGCTCCTGGCGCGTAGCGGCCGACCGAGAGCTGGCCGAACGCATCGCCGAAGCCCTGCGCATGGCGGATGAGCCTGTCGCAGCCGCAGCCGGCCCGGTGCTGACGCTGTCCACCGTCACGGGATCGGCCGAGTCGGCAGCCGAGCTCCAGGCAAGGGTGCCGGGAGCCGCAGCCGAAGCGATGGAAGGCTACGGCGTCGCCATAGCCGCCGCCATGCAAGGCATCGAGGCGCTGGAAATCCGGGCGATCTCCAATGCGGTCGGTCCGCGCGACCGGGAAGCCTGGCGCATCGGCGACGCGCTCAAGGCGCTTGAAAAGACGGGATTTTTACTGCCGGAGGTGCTTGGAATCCAATGA